Proteins encoded by one window of Melanotaenia boesemani isolate fMelBoe1 chromosome 10, fMelBoe1.pri, whole genome shotgun sequence:
- the tsnaxip1 gene encoding translin-associated factor X-interacting protein 1 isoform X1, translating to MFPHRDVKFPPLTESQKQKHSDDESCLITKEGHKRATSAQTCLTRKLCWTGSSYMYTGSGRKPQFLMELESYVKKELHDISPHEPKFQELKLQVYGNVFSCFMSACRTYQPLLSAIKKEYENTLAHQQDQIRELEPLRSHLRLMSEECDRKFQMQRKEVQAEIDNLTREKQQLQKDIEAMKEKEKAMQTVVDHLQSELANQYLQYRKECDARKLLIWQLNDLLKDSETREHPADENTEYSKDSVELQLALKVCREDLTKTQEQLNKLKAEYWDVVPRRNWDILEQNHKQTLLQLKMLQGDFDLMKSEYHTLLEIYKKGSMETKTYVSTSVHTGEGGPEGQHQIQSDQPEEQVHVKAKESTALPVQEFRQRDDPEAAKSDEETDVHVTEADTEAERSDDDILSQIPP from the exons ATGTTTCCACACAGAGATGTAAAATTTCCACCTTTAACAgagtcacaaaaacaaaaacattctgaCGACGAATCTTGTCTT ATTACCAAGGAAGGACATAAAAGAGCCACTTCTGCCCAGACCTGTTTAACCAGAAAG TTGTGCTGGACTGGAAGCAGTTACATGTACACAGGCTCAGGGAGAAAACCTCAATTCCTGATGGAGCTAGAAAGCTACGTTAAGAAGGAGCTTCATGATATCAGCCCACATGAACCAAAGTTTCAGGAACTGAAACTACAG GTCTACGGCAACGTTTTCAGCTGTTTCATGAGTGCATGCAGAACCTACCAACCCCTTCTTTCTGCCATCAAAAAAGAATATGAAAACACTTTAG CGCATCAGCAGGATCAAATCCGAGAGCTGGAGCCATTGCGGTCCCACCTGAGGCTTATGAGCGAGGAATGTGACAGGAAGTTTCAAATGCAGAGAAAAGAGGTGCAGGCTGAGATTGACAACTTGACAAGAGAGAAGCAGCAGCTGCAAAAAGACATTGAAGCcatgaaggagaaagaaaaggccATGCAGACAGTG GTGGACCATCTGCAGTCAGAGCTGGCCAACCAGTATCTGCAGTACCGGAAGGAGTGTGATGCCCGTAAGTTGCTGATTTGGCAGCTCAATGACCTGCTGAAAGACTCTGAGACGAGGGAGCACCCTGCAGATGAAAACACAG aATATTCTAAGGACTCTGTAGAACTGCAGCTTGCTCTCAAAGTGTGTCGAGAAGACCTGACTAAAACCCAGGAGCAACTCAACAAGTTAAAGGCGGAGTACTGGGATGTCGTTCCCCGACGCAACTGGGACATCCTGGAACAAAACCACAAACAGACCCTGCTGCAG TTGAAGATGCTGCAGGGTGACTTTGATCTGATGAAGAGTGAATATCACACCCTGCTGGAGATCTACAAAAAAGGCAGCATGGAGACCAAGACATATGTCTCCACTAGCGTTCAT ACAGGGGAGGGTGGACCTGAAGGGCAACACCAGATCCAGTCCGACCAGCCAGAAGAGCAGGTCCACGTTAAAGCTAAAGAGAGCACCGCCCTACCTGTCCAGGAGTTTAG gCAGAGGGATGACCCTGAGGCTGCAAAGTCAGATGAAGAAACAGACGTACATGTGACTGAGGCTGATACTGAAGCAGAACGCAGTGATGATGATATCCTCTCTCAGATTCCACCATGA
- the nutf2 gene encoding nuclear transport factor 2 produces MVDQPLWEQIGSSFVQHYYQMFDSDRSQLGSIYIDTSCLTWEGQPYQGKIAIVEKLTSLPFTKIAHSITAQDHQPTPDSCILSMVVGQLKADEDPIMGFHQSFILKNINDAWVCTNDMFRLAIHNFG; encoded by the exons ATGGTGGACCAGCCTCTGTGGGAGCAGATAGGATCCAGCTTCGTGCAGCACTATTACCAGATGTTTGACTCTGATAGATCACAACTGGGATCTATATAT ATCGATACATCATGCCTTACTTGGGAAGGACAGCCGTACCAAGGAAAAATAGCAATTGTCGAGAAACTCACT AGTCTCCCCTTCACAAAAATAGCGCATAGTATAACAGCGCAGGACCACCAGCCAACTCCAGACAGCTGCATCTTGAGTATGGTCGTAGGACAGCTAAAG GCAGATGAAGACCCGATCATGGGTTTCCATCAGAGTTTCATCCTGAAGAACATTAACGATGCATGGGTGTGCACCAATGACATGTTCAGGCTGGCCATTCACAACTTTGGTTAA
- the tsnaxip1 gene encoding translin-associated factor X-interacting protein 1 isoform X2: protein MYTGSGRKPQFLMELESYVKKELHDISPHEPKFQELKLQVYGNVFSCFMSACRTYQPLLSAIKKEYENTLAHQQDQIRELEPLRSHLRLMSEECDRKFQMQRKEVQAEIDNLTREKQQLQKDIEAMKEKEKAMQTVVDHLQSELANQYLQYRKECDARKLLIWQLNDLLKDSETREHPADENTEYSKDSVELQLALKVCREDLTKTQEQLNKLKAEYWDVVPRRNWDILEQNHKQTLLQLKMLQGDFDLMKSEYHTLLEIYKKGSMETKTYVSTSVHTGEGGPEGQHQIQSDQPEEQVHVKAKESTALPVQEFRQRDDPEAAKSDEETDVHVTEADTEAERSDDDILSQIPP, encoded by the exons ATGTACACAGGCTCAGGGAGAAAACCTCAATTCCTGATGGAGCTAGAAAGCTACGTTAAGAAGGAGCTTCATGATATCAGCCCACATGAACCAAAGTTTCAGGAACTGAAACTACAG GTCTACGGCAACGTTTTCAGCTGTTTCATGAGTGCATGCAGAACCTACCAACCCCTTCTTTCTGCCATCAAAAAAGAATATGAAAACACTTTAG CGCATCAGCAGGATCAAATCCGAGAGCTGGAGCCATTGCGGTCCCACCTGAGGCTTATGAGCGAGGAATGTGACAGGAAGTTTCAAATGCAGAGAAAAGAGGTGCAGGCTGAGATTGACAACTTGACAAGAGAGAAGCAGCAGCTGCAAAAAGACATTGAAGCcatgaaggagaaagaaaaggccATGCAGACAGTG GTGGACCATCTGCAGTCAGAGCTGGCCAACCAGTATCTGCAGTACCGGAAGGAGTGTGATGCCCGTAAGTTGCTGATTTGGCAGCTCAATGACCTGCTGAAAGACTCTGAGACGAGGGAGCACCCTGCAGATGAAAACACAG aATATTCTAAGGACTCTGTAGAACTGCAGCTTGCTCTCAAAGTGTGTCGAGAAGACCTGACTAAAACCCAGGAGCAACTCAACAAGTTAAAGGCGGAGTACTGGGATGTCGTTCCCCGACGCAACTGGGACATCCTGGAACAAAACCACAAACAGACCCTGCTGCAG TTGAAGATGCTGCAGGGTGACTTTGATCTGATGAAGAGTGAATATCACACCCTGCTGGAGATCTACAAAAAAGGCAGCATGGAGACCAAGACATATGTCTCCACTAGCGTTCAT ACAGGGGAGGGTGGACCTGAAGGGCAACACCAGATCCAGTCCGACCAGCCAGAAGAGCAGGTCCACGTTAAAGCTAAAGAGAGCACCGCCCTACCTGTCCAGGAGTTTAG gCAGAGGGATGACCCTGAGGCTGCAAAGTCAGATGAAGAAACAGACGTACATGTGACTGAGGCTGATACTGAAGCAGAACGCAGTGATGATGATATCCTCTCTCAGATTCCACCATGA